The following are encoded in a window of Brevibacillus sp. DP1.3A genomic DNA:
- the gcvPA gene encoding aminomethyl-transferring glycine dehydrogenase subunit GcvPA — protein sequence MKYRYLPQTDQDKREMLETLGISSVEELFADIPEEVRFKGALNIPEALSEPDLVKYFTHLANKNVNFSTHVNFLGAGVYQHYTPSTVNHMLLRGEFFTAYTPYQPEISQGELQAIFEFQTMVCELTGMEVANSSMYDGATSLAEAAMMAAGHTGKKRVIVSRAVHPEARGVLKTYAYGQNVELVEVGINSDGVTDTAALEALVDENTAAVIVQYPNFFGNVEDLGAIEPIAHGKGALLITSSNPLALGVLEAPGKLGADIVVGDMQPFGIPAAFGGPHCGYFATTSKLMRKMPGRIVGQTKDENGKRGFVLTLQAREQHIRREKATSNICSNQALLALAASIAMTALGKQGVQEMAMMNLQKAHYAKNALQAKGLEIVFTSPFFNEFVVKLNKPVAEVNKGLLAAGMIGGYDLGLDYPEFANHTLLAVTELRTKEEIDTLAAELEAITRA from the coding sequence GTGAAATACCGCTACCTGCCCCAAACTGATCAGGACAAGCGCGAAATGCTGGAAACCCTCGGCATTTCGAGTGTAGAAGAACTGTTTGCTGATATTCCGGAAGAAGTACGCTTCAAAGGTGCATTGAATATTCCAGAAGCACTTTCCGAGCCAGATTTGGTGAAGTATTTTACACACCTCGCAAATAAAAACGTAAACTTCAGCACGCATGTTAATTTTCTAGGCGCGGGTGTTTATCAACATTACACACCGAGCACAGTCAATCACATGTTGCTCCGCGGTGAATTCTTTACCGCTTATACACCTTACCAGCCAGAAATCAGCCAAGGTGAGCTGCAAGCTATTTTTGAGTTCCAAACGATGGTATGTGAGCTGACTGGCATGGAGGTAGCTAACTCCTCGATGTATGACGGCGCGACTTCTTTGGCAGAGGCAGCGATGATGGCTGCGGGTCACACTGGCAAAAAGCGCGTAATCGTTTCTCGCGCTGTACATCCGGAAGCGCGTGGTGTTTTGAAAACATATGCGTATGGACAAAATGTTGAGCTGGTTGAAGTAGGTATCAACAGCGACGGCGTTACGGATACAGCGGCTCTGGAAGCGCTTGTTGATGAAAACACAGCAGCGGTCATCGTGCAGTATCCAAACTTCTTCGGAAATGTAGAGGACTTGGGAGCGATTGAACCAATTGCGCACGGAAAAGGCGCACTGTTGATCACATCCTCCAATCCGCTTGCTCTAGGTGTACTGGAGGCGCCGGGCAAATTGGGCGCAGATATCGTAGTGGGCGACATGCAGCCATTCGGTATCCCAGCAGCCTTTGGCGGACCACATTGCGGATATTTTGCTACCACATCCAAACTGATGCGCAAAATGCCAGGTCGTATCGTCGGTCAAACGAAGGACGAGAATGGCAAACGCGGCTTCGTATTGACGCTGCAAGCGCGTGAACAACATATTCGTCGTGAAAAAGCGACTTCCAATATCTGCTCGAACCAAGCGCTGCTCGCATTGGCTGCTTCCATTGCCATGACAGCACTCGGCAAGCAGGGTGTACAAGAAATGGCGATGATGAACCTGCAAAAAGCTCATTACGCCAAAAATGCCCTGCAAGCAAAAGGCTTGGAGATCGTATTCACTTCACCGTTCTTCAACGAGTTTGTGGTGAAGCTGAACAAACCAGTTGCAGAAGTGAACAAAGGGCTGCTGGCTGCTGGAATGATCGGGGGCTATGATCTCGGTCTCGACTATCCAGAGTTTGCGAATCATACCTTGCTTGCAGTAACTGAGCTACGTACCAAAGAAGAAATCGACACATTGGCGGCTGAATTGGAGGCGATCACACGTGCGTAA
- a CDS encoding M28 family peptidase — MRSVRHYALCALLVCGTILPIPSLSHRAHAEETQDWVDSERLYSHVEQLARTARPPATETEFAAAVYVENTLRSYGYKTKLDPFSYYTYRKPTTLSLTMEEWQGQKWTVSGFAFGINGTATAEVVDAGLGRAVDFANEASRGKIVLVKRGEISFGEKVRQAAAAGAVALIIWNDREEGWNASLGEPLDIAVPVIALSKADGTKLQKRIMDKRPVKGTVKVEGAVSSKQTSYNIVASRKPNQNDTGQVVMVSAHHDSAGLSVGANHNGSGVAALLEIARNMADKPIDTEVRFVSFGAVTSGSRGPIAYANALSAKERQAIIAAFYVDGVGSQKAELVATNSLGNENLPIQLLRAAGVSPSNKDGKRERNGAAGSLATAGIPTALVTSAGTGQATDDSLAQMDWEQITTATKAVLSAIHKITEQTTPAYLLGSPNGGQLRAESEALQ; from the coding sequence ATGCGATCTGTCCGTCATTATGCGCTATGTGCCTTGCTAGTCTGTGGAACGATATTGCCGATACCTTCCCTTTCACATCGTGCTCATGCAGAGGAAACGCAAGATTGGGTCGATAGTGAACGATTGTACAGCCATGTCGAGCAATTGGCGAGAACAGCCCGTCCACCTGCTACTGAAACGGAATTTGCGGCAGCTGTCTATGTGGAAAATACACTTCGATCTTACGGGTACAAGACCAAGCTCGATCCGTTTTCTTATTATACGTACCGAAAGCCTACTACTCTATCACTGACGATGGAAGAATGGCAGGGTCAAAAATGGACAGTAAGTGGATTTGCTTTTGGGATCAATGGAACCGCGACAGCAGAAGTGGTGGATGCAGGCTTGGGAAGAGCGGTTGATTTTGCGAATGAGGCATCACGGGGAAAGATTGTGTTGGTCAAGCGAGGCGAGATTTCGTTCGGAGAAAAAGTACGTCAAGCAGCCGCTGCCGGAGCCGTTGCTCTTATCATCTGGAATGATCGAGAGGAAGGATGGAATGCTTCACTGGGTGAACCCTTGGATATCGCTGTTCCTGTAATCGCTTTGTCTAAGGCGGATGGCACAAAGCTCCAAAAACGCATTATGGACAAGCGGCCCGTAAAGGGAACCGTCAAGGTGGAAGGAGCCGTAAGCAGCAAGCAAACCTCGTATAATATCGTGGCAAGCCGAAAGCCCAATCAAAATGACACTGGGCAGGTCGTGATGGTATCTGCTCACCATGATTCCGCTGGGTTATCGGTTGGGGCAAATCACAATGGCTCCGGTGTAGCGGCCTTGCTTGAGATAGCGCGTAATATGGCTGACAAGCCGATTGATACGGAAGTGAGGTTCGTAAGCTTTGGCGCGGTTACATCGGGAAGCAGAGGCCCGATTGCTTATGCGAATGCCTTATCAGCCAAAGAGCGACAAGCTATAATAGCAGCCTTCTATGTTGATGGGGTAGGCAGTCAAAAGGCAGAGCTCGTAGCAACGAATTCGCTGGGCAATGAAAATCTGCCAATCCAACTCCTGAGAGCAGCGGGGGTGTCTCCTTCCAACAAGGATGGGAAGCGTGAACGAAACGGTGCAGCAGGCTCTTTAGCCACCGCAGGAATTCCTACGGCACTTGTGACGAGTGCAGGGACGGGACAAGCAACAGATGACTCCTTGGCGCAAATGGATTGGGAACAAATCACAACGGCGACAAAGGCGGTCCTTTCAGCGATTCACAAAATTACGGAACAAACAACGCCAGCTTATCTGCTGGGTTCTCCAAATGGGGGACAGCTAAGAGCAGAGAGTGAGGCTTTGCAGTAA
- a CDS encoding biotin/lipoate A/B protein ligase family protein, producing the protein MEQWRYIVTEAMSPAMNMAVDEAILQLHSEGKVPPTVRFYTWNPATLSIGYFQKAIKEINLEEVQNRGLGFVRRATGGRAVLHDQELTYSVIVSEDHPKMPSSVTEAYKIISLGLLHGFQNLGLSAEMVSLASEEEKEKYNSPGSSACFDSPSWYELVVEGKKVAGSAQTRQKGVILQHGSILLDMDVDLLFSLLHFPSERVKQRMIDSFRQKAVTINEVSPRPISLQESIEAFSKGFASGLEVELIPSTLTDEELALAEELVKTRYATDEWNLRR; encoded by the coding sequence ATGGAACAGTGGCGCTATATCGTGACGGAAGCAATGTCACCCGCGATGAATATGGCAGTAGATGAAGCAATTTTGCAGTTACACAGTGAGGGCAAGGTTCCGCCGACCGTTCGTTTTTACACGTGGAACCCCGCGACACTATCGATTGGTTATTTCCAAAAGGCCATCAAGGAAATCAACCTGGAGGAAGTTCAAAATAGAGGACTGGGCTTTGTTCGCAGAGCGACGGGAGGGCGTGCTGTTCTCCACGATCAGGAGCTGACATACAGTGTCATCGTATCCGAAGACCATCCGAAAATGCCTTCGAGTGTGACGGAAGCCTATAAAATCATTAGCTTGGGACTGCTGCACGGATTCCAAAACCTTGGACTCTCGGCGGAAATGGTCTCTTTGGCGAGTGAAGAGGAGAAGGAAAAGTACAATTCGCCAGGGTCATCCGCTTGCTTCGATTCGCCTTCTTGGTATGAGCTCGTGGTAGAGGGGAAAAAAGTAGCGGGAAGCGCTCAGACCCGACAAAAGGGCGTTATTCTTCAGCACGGCTCTATTCTGCTTGATATGGACGTAGATTTGCTATTCTCGCTCTTGCACTTCCCATCGGAGCGGGTAAAACAACGGATGATCGATAGTTTCCGACAAAAAGCAGTGACGATCAACGAAGTAAGCCCACGGCCAATCAGTCTGCAAGAATCCATAGAGGCGTTCTCGAAAGGCTTTGCATCTGGATTGGAAGTGGAGCTGATCCCTTCAACGCTTACGGATGAAGAACTCGCGTTGGCAGAGGAACTCGTTAAGACGCGCTATGCCACAGACGAATGGAATCTCCGTCGTTAA
- a CDS encoding NADPH-dependent FMN reductase — MKIVGIAGSMNANSTTKQAIHIVLEAAKAAGADVEMIHLADWKLPLYDDRDDTSTYPDIVHQFVKAVSEADGLVIGSPEYHGTMTGALKNAIDFLEGRILRDKQVAIIGVAGGSMGATNTVNTLQLIMRNLHAWPLPSSPSIPSAYNAFTPEGKLKDERLQARMEQLGQQLVQYVQMMNPTPEKQLR, encoded by the coding sequence ATGAAAATTGTAGGAATAGCCGGAAGTATGAATGCCAATTCTACGACAAAACAAGCGATTCATATTGTACTCGAAGCAGCGAAGGCTGCAGGTGCCGATGTTGAAATGATTCATCTCGCGGACTGGAAGCTGCCGCTGTATGATGATCGTGATGATACTAGTACGTACCCTGACATTGTCCATCAATTTGTCAAAGCGGTTTCTGAAGCGGATGGACTTGTGATCGGTTCGCCTGAATACCATGGCACAATGACAGGTGCTTTGAAAAACGCCATTGACTTCCTGGAAGGGCGCATTTTGCGTGACAAGCAGGTTGCCATTATTGGGGTCGCTGGGGGAAGCATGGGTGCTACGAACACGGTCAACACCTTGCAGTTAATCATGCGCAACCTGCATGCATGGCCGTTGCCATCTAGCCCTTCCATCCCAAGTGCTTACAATGCCTTTACACCAGAAGGCAAGCTGAAGGATGAGCGTCTACAGGCGCGTATGGAGCAGTTGGGTCAACAACTCGTACAATATGTCCAAATGATGAATCCAACACCAGAAAAACAGCTGAGATAG
- the mntR gene encoding transcriptional regulator MntR, producing MPPTPSMEDYLERIYNLIEEKGYARVSDIAEALEVHPSSVTKMVQKLDKDKYLVYEKYRGLVLTPKGKKIGKRLVDRHSLLEEFMRIIGLDEEHIYQDVEGIEHHLSWESITCLEYLVQYFEADPKRIEELRNIRLLDEQKEE from the coding sequence ATGCCGCCGACGCCGAGTATGGAAGACTATTTGGAACGCATTTACAACTTAATTGAAGAAAAGGGCTATGCTCGTGTCTCCGATATTGCTGAAGCGTTGGAAGTACATCCCTCTTCGGTCACGAAAATGGTTCAGAAGCTAGACAAAGACAAGTATCTCGTTTATGAAAAATACCGTGGGCTTGTCTTGACGCCAAAAGGGAAGAAAATCGGAAAACGCCTAGTGGACCGTCACAGTCTTTTGGAAGAATTTATGCGGATCATTGGCTTGGATGAAGAGCATATTTATCAGGATGTGGAAGGAATCGAGCACCACCTGAGCTGGGAATCGATTACATGCCTGGAGTATCTGGTTCAGTACTTCGAGGCAGATCCAAAACGTATAGAAGAGCTTCGTAACATTCGTTTGTTAGATGAGCAAAAAGAGGAATAG
- the gcvPB gene encoding aminomethyl-transferring glycine dehydrogenase subunit GcvPB, with translation MRNDQEKALIFEMSKPGRVGYNLPALDVPEVEVASLLPKHLIRETPAELPEVSELQLVRHYTELSRRNHGVDNGFYPLGSCTMKYNPKINEDVARYAGFAQTHPYQPEETVQGALELLYNLQEELGEITGMDAVTLQPAAGAAGEWTGLMMIRAYHESRGEAHRTKVIVPNSAHGTNPASAAVAGLDTVTIASDDRGLVDIQALRDAVGPDTAALMLTNPNTLGLFEEDIVEMAKIVHEAGGLLYYDGANANAILGIARPGDMGFDVVHLNLHKTFTGPHGGGGPGAGPVGVKKILEPFLPTPIVAKKEDGSFYWDSNRPASIGRVKGYNGNFGILVRAYSYIRTMGPEGLLQVSQNAVLSANYMMRRLATAYHLPFDRVCKHEFVLSGVIQKKLGVRTLDIAKRLLDFGYHPPTIYFPLIVDECLMIEPTETETKETLDEFIDVMLQIARECEETPEIVQEAPHTTVVKRLDEATAARKPILRYQPQA, from the coding sequence GTGCGTAACGACCAGGAGAAAGCACTGATCTTTGAAATGAGCAAACCAGGCCGTGTGGGCTACAATTTGCCGGCATTGGATGTTCCAGAAGTAGAAGTAGCAAGTCTTTTGCCAAAGCACCTCATCCGCGAAACGCCGGCTGAGCTGCCAGAAGTATCTGAGCTGCAATTGGTTCGTCACTATACCGAACTGTCTCGTCGCAACCATGGGGTAGACAATGGCTTCTATCCGCTCGGTTCTTGCACGATGAAATACAACCCGAAAATCAACGAGGACGTTGCCCGTTACGCAGGCTTCGCGCAGACACATCCGTATCAACCAGAAGAAACCGTACAGGGCGCTTTGGAGCTGTTGTACAACCTGCAAGAAGAACTGGGTGAAATTACAGGCATGGACGCAGTTACCCTGCAACCAGCTGCTGGTGCTGCGGGTGAGTGGACAGGCCTGATGATGATCCGCGCTTACCACGAGAGCCGTGGGGAAGCGCATCGTACCAAAGTAATCGTGCCGAACTCCGCACACGGTACGAACCCGGCATCTGCTGCTGTAGCTGGCTTGGATACCGTAACGATTGCATCTGACGATCGTGGATTGGTTGACATTCAAGCACTGCGTGATGCAGTAGGACCAGACACGGCTGCTTTGATGCTGACGAACCCGAACACACTGGGATTGTTTGAAGAAGATATCGTAGAAATGGCGAAAATCGTTCATGAAGCTGGCGGCCTCTTGTACTACGATGGTGCCAATGCAAACGCGATTTTAGGAATTGCCCGTCCAGGAGACATGGGCTTCGACGTGGTGCATCTGAACTTGCACAAAACGTTTACAGGGCCTCACGGCGGTGGTGGTCCAGGTGCAGGTCCGGTCGGCGTGAAAAAAATTCTCGAGCCATTCCTGCCTACACCAATCGTAGCGAAAAAGGAAGACGGCAGCTTCTACTGGGACAGCAATCGTCCGGCTTCCATCGGTCGCGTAAAAGGCTACAACGGAAACTTCGGTATTCTCGTTCGTGCATACAGCTATATCCGTACCATGGGTCCAGAAGGCTTGCTGCAAGTTTCTCAAAATGCGGTGCTCTCCGCCAACTACATGATGCGTCGTCTGGCAACGGCTTATCATCTGCCATTTGATCGCGTCTGCAAGCATGAGTTCGTCCTGTCTGGTGTAATCCAGAAGAAGCTGGGCGTACGCACGCTCGATATCGCAAAACGCTTGCTCGACTTCGGCTACCACCCGCCAACGATCTACTTCCCATTGATCGTGGACGAGTGCCTCATGATCGAACCGACCGAAACCGAGACAAAAGAAACGCTCGATGAGTTCATCGACGTCATGCTCCAAATTGCCCGCGAGTGTGAGGAAACGCCAGAAATCGTTCAGGAAGCTCCTCATACTACTGTGGTCAAACGTTTGGATGAAGCGACAGCGGCAAGAAAGCCAATTCTGCGTTATCAACCGCAAGCCTAA
- a CDS encoding patatin-like phospholipase family protein, translating into MKADAVFEGGGVKGIAFIGALRVMEENGYTWERLAGTSAGSIVAALLGAGYSSHELKPIFEELDYLHFLKRSGLGRLPLIGPIYELVVREGIYRADRIELFIEELLLRKGVRTFGDLPPGKLKVVASDVTDGKMLILPDDLARYGVEPDDFPVARAVRMSSSIPFFFQPAKLTSAGHVHYIVDGALLSNYPVWLFDVPGTPRWPTIGFRLSDDQDKREATSINGLFSFSRGLLATMLDAHDRLFVEKAKAVRTIFIHTLGVRTTQFQLSKEMRQQLFESGEAAAHKFLAQWDFEDYVKVFRNSSPKILV; encoded by the coding sequence GTGAAAGCGGATGCGGTCTTTGAAGGTGGCGGCGTTAAAGGAATCGCTTTTATTGGTGCCTTGCGAGTCATGGAGGAGAATGGATACACCTGGGAAAGGCTCGCTGGTACCTCGGCAGGCTCCATTGTTGCAGCTTTGCTCGGCGCAGGCTATTCTAGCCATGAGTTGAAACCGATCTTTGAAGAGCTGGATTACCTTCACTTTCTCAAGCGCTCAGGGCTGGGCAGGCTCCCTCTCATCGGACCAATCTATGAACTAGTCGTGCGGGAAGGGATTTATCGAGCAGATCGAATCGAGTTGTTCATAGAGGAGTTGTTACTACGAAAAGGAGTACGAACATTCGGAGATCTTCCGCCTGGTAAGCTGAAAGTTGTCGCATCTGATGTCACTGACGGAAAAATGCTTATATTACCTGACGATTTGGCACGGTATGGTGTAGAACCCGATGATTTTCCTGTGGCACGAGCCGTTCGTATGTCTTCCTCGATTCCGTTCTTTTTTCAGCCTGCAAAGCTGACAAGTGCTGGACATGTGCACTACATCGTCGATGGCGCATTATTGAGCAACTACCCGGTGTGGTTATTTGATGTACCGGGGACTCCCCGGTGGCCGACGATTGGTTTTCGCCTGAGTGATGATCAAGACAAGAGAGAAGCGACTAGCATCAACGGTCTTTTTTCCTTCTCTCGGGGATTACTGGCGACCATGCTCGATGCCCATGACCGTTTGTTTGTGGAAAAGGCAAAAGCCGTTCGGACGATTTTTATTCATACATTAGGGGTGAGGACTACCCAATTTCAGCTGTCAAAAGAAATGCGGCAACAATTGTTTGAGTCAGGGGAGGCAGCGGCTCACAAATTTTTGGCGCAATGGGATTTTGAAGATTATGTCAAAGTGTTTCGCAATAGCTCTCCGAAAATACTGGTCTAA
- the dat gene encoding D-amino-acid transaminase, with the protein MLYVDGKWVEDGQVAVHPEDRGYNFGDGIYEVVRIYKGRMYQWDGHLTRLFRSAKEIKMELPWSAEELTDLANQLIAKNNITENDDASLYLQVSRGASPRVHDIPSGIKPVIMGFVRRKDRPIADMKKGWTAQLIEDIRWLRCDIKTLNLLGAVLVKQYAKDAGAQESILHRNGVITECSSSNLFVVKNGELYTHQADNLILHGITRQAVIDLARDNGITVHEKAFDMAFLKQADEVFLTSTTAEIMPLISVDGVAVGNGQPGPVVLTLQDLFEQYINTSVLV; encoded by the coding sequence ATGCTGTATGTTGATGGCAAATGGGTAGAAGACGGGCAAGTCGCAGTTCATCCAGAAGACCGCGGATATAACTTTGGGGATGGCATATATGAGGTAGTACGCATTTATAAGGGGCGCATGTATCAATGGGATGGACACCTTACCCGTCTGTTTCGAAGTGCCAAAGAAATAAAAATGGAGCTCCCTTGGAGCGCAGAAGAGCTGACAGACTTAGCGAATCAGCTGATCGCCAAAAACAACATCACGGAGAATGATGACGCCAGCCTTTACCTGCAAGTATCTCGTGGCGCCTCTCCGCGTGTACACGATATTCCGTCTGGTATCAAGCCTGTGATCATGGGCTTTGTCCGTCGCAAGGACCGCCCTATCGCCGATATGAAAAAAGGCTGGACCGCTCAGCTCATTGAAGATATCCGCTGGCTGCGTTGCGATATCAAAACGCTCAATCTGCTAGGGGCCGTTCTGGTCAAACAATACGCAAAGGATGCAGGTGCCCAAGAATCGATTTTGCACCGCAACGGCGTCATCACAGAGTGCAGCTCTTCCAATTTGTTCGTTGTAAAAAATGGCGAGCTGTATACACATCAGGCTGACAATCTAATCCTGCACGGAATTACCCGCCAAGCGGTCATTGATTTGGCTCGGGACAACGGGATCACTGTACACGAAAAAGCATTCGACATGGCTTTCTTGAAGCAAGCCGATGAAGTATTCCTCACCAGCACGACCGCAGAAATCATGCCGCTCATCTCGGTAGATGGCGTCGCTGTCGGCAACGGACAGCCAGGACCTGTCGTTCTTACGCTACAAGACTTGTTTGAACAGTATATCAACACAAGTGTTCTTGTGTAA
- a CDS encoding undecaprenyldiphospho-muramoylpentapeptide beta-N-acetylglucosaminyltransferase, with product MKRRIVFTGGGSAGHVTVNLALIPHFIKLGWEVAYIGSATGIERELVANHPDVRYIGISSGKLRRYFDWKNVSDPLRVLKGIWQASHFLGKWKPDVIFSKGGFVSVPVVFGGWLNRLPVVIHESDLTPGLANKLAVPFSSKVCVTFPDTLSKVPKNKGIHVGAVVRDELKQGRREAGLLSCSFSTKKPVMLVMGGSLGARRINEAVRHSLTALLEHFSIVHICGKNQVDETIQVAGYKQFEYVQEELPDLLAMADLVVSRAGSNAIYEFLALQKPMLLIPLSREASRGDQILNAQSFKRQGLCHVLLEEELTADRFFQAVNDLQNNRESILQRMREENAKKTDSLAQVLAILQETARSN from the coding sequence ATGAAGAGAAGGATTGTGTTTACCGGTGGTGGTTCGGCAGGACATGTCACTGTGAATCTTGCGCTCATCCCCCACTTTATCAAGCTGGGTTGGGAAGTCGCCTACATTGGTTCTGCGACAGGAATTGAACGAGAGCTAGTCGCCAACCATCCGGATGTTCGCTATATTGGCATTTCTTCAGGAAAATTGCGACGTTACTTTGATTGGAAAAACGTAAGTGACCCGCTGCGAGTCCTCAAAGGCATTTGGCAAGCTTCTCACTTTCTCGGTAAGTGGAAGCCGGATGTGATTTTTTCCAAAGGGGGCTTCGTCTCCGTGCCGGTCGTATTTGGGGGGTGGCTAAACCGCCTTCCGGTAGTCATCCACGAATCAGATCTGACACCCGGTCTTGCAAATAAGCTGGCTGTCCCTTTTTCCAGCAAGGTGTGCGTAACATTTCCAGATACGCTTTCGAAAGTGCCGAAAAACAAAGGGATTCACGTAGGTGCAGTTGTGCGAGATGAGCTGAAGCAGGGGAGAAGAGAAGCGGGCTTGTTATCCTGCTCCTTTTCTACAAAGAAACCTGTCATGCTTGTCATGGGTGGAAGCTTGGGAGCACGGAGAATAAACGAGGCGGTACGCCATTCGCTTACTGCTTTGCTCGAACATTTTTCCATTGTACATATTTGCGGCAAAAATCAAGTGGATGAAACGATTCAGGTGGCAGGCTACAAGCAATTCGAGTATGTACAGGAGGAATTGCCCGATTTGCTGGCGATGGCTGATCTTGTCGTATCACGAGCAGGCTCCAATGCGATTTATGAGTTTTTAGCCCTGCAAAAGCCGATGCTCTTGATACCGTTGTCCCGTGAAGCAAGTCGGGGTGATCAGATACTAAATGCACAGTCTTTTAAAAGGCAGGGCTTGTGTCATGTTTTGCTGGAAGAAGAGCTAACGGCTGATCGCTTTTTTCAAGCGGTGAATGACTTGCAAAACAACAGGGAGTCCATCTTGCAGCGAATGCGGGAAGAGAATGCGAAGAAAACAGATTCATTGGCGCAGGTCTTGGCCATTTTACAGGAAACAGCTCGCTCCAATTAG